ACCGTTAATCTTCACATTGGCATGACCACCGACATCTTTGCGTGTACCGGGCTGAGCAGCTCTCACACGGAACTGAGCAGTATAGTCATTTACACTTCCTTGAGTTTCGGCAGTACCATCAGCTACAGTACCCGGATAGCTAGTATAGACACCAGCCTGAAAATCAAGTTCCGTACCGGACATGCTTTCTTTCATTCCGGTAAAGTAGTAATTGGCACGACATCTAGGTTCCATTTCACCGTTGTTCCAGAGTTCAGTCACACTTTTGAAACGAATGGGGTTCCCAGTTTCCGGATCGATAATGGCAGGCATCTCATACAACCCCATGATTTCCCATGCAGGCTGAAGCGCAACGCCTACGTCACCGGAGAGTCCTACACCCTTAGGCAATACCATACAGTCCCAGCAGTGGAACAAGTTGGTATCGAACGGCGTGCTGGTGTTGGGACCATACTGTTTTACCATGATATCTTCTACCGTATTCGGATTAAGGAATACTTCCGTATAAGCTTTCTCCTTATCAGCACCTGTATGAAGTCTGAATCCAGCATCTTTCAGGAACTTACAGGCATCGTATGCATATTGGAAGAATTCCTGTGCGTGATCTGCAGTCATGCACATCAGACCAGCATTTACAGCTGGACCGGTGACAGCCAAATACTGATTGTATTTGGCAACAGACCCAGCATATAACATGGCACGTGACATCAAAGCCGCAGCTGCATAACGATTGGCACGCCCCACCTCGTCTTTGGAGGCAGTAGCATTCTCCATAGCAAACTTCAAATCTTCATAGATGAACTTCCAGCAATCATACTCAGTATTACGCGGTTGCTGAAGTTCCTCCAATGGAGCCTTTGGGTCAAGTACCTTCTCTACAATAGGCACACCGCCATAGCGTTTCACCATTCCAAAATAGTAGAATGCACGCAAGAAACGCGCCTCACCTAAATAAGAATTATAAACATCTTCCGTAAAATTGCTTTGATACTCAGGCAATTTTTCCAACATATTGTTAAGTTCACGGATACGATCATAAGGCCAATAGTCAAAGCCGCCATAAGAAGTTGCACGACCTGCCGCCTCAGCAGCACAGGATGCTGCACTAGATTTCTGAGCCTGCCACTGATTTCCACCTTTGCTTGAAGTAGCATAACCTTTCTGGTCTCCATTCTGACCATAGTTAAAATCCTCAATGGGCAGATCATGATACGCCGAAGCAAGATACTTCTTGATGCCATTGTCTGATTGAAACAGCACATTCTCGTAAACAAGCCCTTTCGGCTCCAAATCCAAATCATAACAGGAAGTTGCCGTAAGTCCCAATGCAGCTGCTACAAATATATATTTTAATGTTTTCATATTCTATTCTTTTTATCTTTAGAATTTGATGGTTGCACCAATATTAAACGTACGGTTCACAGGGTAGTTATAGAACAAAATTCCAGAATCAGCATTATTGTTCGCACCGCCCTGACGTCCCGGACGTTCCGGGTCTATATTATCCAGACCTGTAAATGTCAAGAGGTTATAGGCATTGAAATAGATACGAAGATTCTGAATTCCTGCTTTGGCTATCCAAGTTTTAGGCAATGTATAGCCAACTTCCAGCGTTTTCAAGCGCAGATAAGATGTATTCTTGATACCCGTTCCGGCATTGCTAAAACTATGACCTGTGGCCGGATAGAGACCGGATACCCACTTCGTGTTCGGATTGAATGGGTCATCACTCGGATTAACCGTATGCCAGCGATCTAGATAAATATCCAATACCGCACCACCATTGAACGGACCTACCTCTGTGAAGACCTCATCGTATGAATTGTAAACACCTGCTGCGCCTTGCCAGTTCATAGATACATCAATGCCTTTCCAATCGGCTCCCATTACAAAACCATAGTTGAATACCGGCAAGTTGTAAGATGCCATCGGATGATTGTCCTCACCATTTATGATACCATCACCGTTCCAGTCCTTGTAATAATAGTCACCAGGTAAAGTTCCCTGCCCATATCCACCACCAGTAAGGTCGTGATAGCGAATTTGTTCATAACTGCTGAAACGTCCTCCTTCTTCATAAGAGAACCAGATATCTTTGTTACGTCCAGATACATCGCGACGCCTCCATGCATCCATAGAGTTGCTGGCCTGACTATCCAAACGATAATCCCAACGATTCTTTGTGGCAGAAATTTGTCCGCCTACCCAATAGTTCACATCACCCACACGATTCCGGTGATTCAAACTGATCTCCCAACCGAAAGTCTGGTCAGCATTTAAGTTCTCTTGAGGTAAATTTGCACCAACTGTACCCGGAACAACCGTTGAAGCTGTAGCAAGCAAACCTTCACGTTTACGCTTAAAGAATTCGACCGTACCACTCAATTTTTGATTCCAAAGGTCGAAATCTAAACCCAAATTCACCGTTTTTGAAGTATACCAAGTCTTATCTGGATTCGGAATGGCAGTTGGCTCTACACCAGTCATCAAAATGCCGTTATAAAACCAAGCGATCCTGTCTTTATTAATATTATAAGCCACCGCTGTTTCAGGATAAGTACCTGCAGCACCATCATCACCCATCTTTCCCCAAGAACCGCGAAGTTTCAAGTTGGTAAGGAAAGGGACTAACTCTTTCACAAATGGTTCTTCACTAATACGCCAACCGGCAGATACACCCGGGAAAAATCCCCATCGGCCATCTTTCGGATAGCGAGACGAACCATCTTCACGGAAAGAGAAATCTACCATATAGCGACCTTTGTAGTCATAGGTCAGTTTACCGACATAGGCCTGTCGGGTTACGTCACCTGCACCACCCATAGAACCAATCTGGCCTTCTTCTTCACCATAAATCAAGTATTCACCTACCAACTGCATGACACGTTGTGCATAGAAACTATCCCAATTGTTATACTGCTCTTCAAACAATACCATGGCACTCACATTATGATCACCGAACTTACGGGCATAATTCAAAGAGAGTTGCATTGTTGTTGCGTATCCCGGATCAGTGCTACGGCGCAAATTGCTGTCAGGATTACGTTCAAAGCTTTCCAAAGTACCATCTTCTCTCCTGTTATACAATTTATACGGACGTTTGTATTGTGTATTATTGGTAGAAGAATAATCATAGCTATAAAAAGCTTTTGCATTCAAACCCTTTACGCCTGGAATGTCGTAAGTCAATGTCAAGGAACCATTAAAGTTAACACGTTTCTCACGGCGATAACCGGTGAGATCACTATTGATAGCAGCTACAGGGTTTTCAGGTTCGCCCATTTCACTATCCCAGGCAGGATAGTTATGATCACCGTCTACATAAGCTTCTGAAGTCGGACGGTAAGTCCAAGCTTTCTTATATACGCTCCAAATATCGGTAAACGGTTGGTTCTTTTCATCCATATAACCACTAGCCTGTACAGAAGCCTTCAAACGGTTAGTAATTTTTGCATCAATATTGCTACGGAAATTCCAACGATCGTAATTCAAAGAACCACTTTTATAAGAACCTTCCTGTTTCAAATAACCGAGATTAAAGAAGTAGTTCACTTTTTCCGAACCACCGTTCACACTGATATTGTACTGTTGCTGCGGAACATTATCATCGAATAATTCTTTTGTCCAGTTCGTACTTTTCTTCTTTCCGGTACTATACTCCATCATTTGTTCCCAAGTATATTTAGCAGGAGTACGGTTAGGATAAGTATTGTCGCCGAAAGCATTATAGTATTTTTCATTGATAAGCAGCATGTGGTCTGCGGCACTTGCAGTCTGTGGCACATAAAGGAACTGTTGCCAACCATAATTAGCAGAGAACGTAATGTCGAACTTACCATTAGAAGCTTCACCACGTTTAGTAGTAACCAAAATTACACCATTAGCAGCACGCACACCATAGATAGCTGCAGAAGCATCTTTCAATACGGATACATTATCAATTTCATTGGCATCCATACGAGAGAAATAAGCCTTGTCACGAGGAACGCCATCAACCACAATCAGCGGTTCACCCATACCACGAATATCAAGGGCATTATCAAATTCACCAGGCTGCGAACTCTTTTGGAAAATACGCACACCAGGAATCTTACCTGAAAGCATATTTACCACATTCTCATTCTTGGTAATAGCAATTTCCTTATTATTAATGGCAGAAACCGCACCTGTCAATGTAGCTTTCTTCTGTGTACCATAACCTACAACCACGACTTCGTCCAAAGCTTGACTATCTTCTTGTAGTGTAATCTTCAAAGTGGTCTTATTTGCCGTAACCACAGCATCCACATAGCCGATAAAAGATACTGTCAATTTTTCATTAGCATCGGCAGCTATCTCAAATTCACCATTAATATCGGTTATGACACCTCGTGTGGTCCCATTGACCCGAACATTAGCTCCAATGACAGTTTCACCCGTCTGATCAACCACAGTACCGCGAACGATGCGGTTCTGGGCCGACATAGGTAACGTCATCAGGAAGCATAGAAGCACAAACATCATCGATTTCCATAAGGAGGATGCACTTCTATCATTATTATTCAGATTTATATTTTCCATGTTATTCTCTATCTATTTAGAAAAGGTCTATAAGAAAATCTCTATTTGCATCAAGAGATTTTCTTATTATTATTTTAAAATTACTCTTCTATCTTAGTGGGGTTATCTACTACACCCTCAGCACAATCACGACGATTGATCCAAAGGAAGCACAAACAGCCATCACTAATATCTCTAGAGCCATAAGCATATTCAAAGCGAACACCAAAGCCTACACGAAGAGCCCAGCCACCATAAGCCTCTGTTGTTTCGAAGTTACCCTCGTTTGTGATTTTAAGACCATTAGCCACCATAGTAGAACCATTAAGCCCATCAAATCCATTCAGAATTTCACCATTGCACTCAGCACCGGCAAACGCTTTCTTTTCATCGTCACTCATAGTCCAACTACGACGTTGAGAAGAAGCGATAGAAGTCTGGCGGTTATAATAGACAACATTACCTTGGAGTTGTTTACCAAAATCATCCACGACCAAAGACGAACCATCAGAATAAACAAGATTATCACCATCAACCTCAGCGATATACCCCTGAAGAGCCTCTACAATTTTGGCACCACCCTCACCATGTTTCAAAGACAATTTGCCATTGGCTATCACATCATATAAATTAAGACTGTTTACTCCAGGAGCAAAAACAACAGGAGCACCTTCGTTCGTACCTTCTGCAGGCATCTCACCATATTCCACATGTGGTTCACCTAAGCCTTTCAAAGAGCCTTTAAACACGTCATCTGCAACAACAGCCAACGGATCTGTTACTACTACATAAATTTTAGCCTTCACAATGTCATCTGCAAGCACGTTTATCAAGAACCCTGAACGATCTGTATTCTCATTAAAGCTTGTTCCCGGTCTTTCACTAAATTTCCACGTACCGTCAGCTTTCAAACTAGACTTCAGCATTTCAATTTTTTCCTGTGCTTTGCCCCCCGGTTGTTTACTTGCTGCTGCAATAGCAAACTCAGCCCTTTCCGGAAGTTCTGAGAACAAATCTTTAAAGTTCAAATCTTTCAATAAATCCAAACCATTAATTGTCATTTCCTTAAAACCATCCGCAAGATCTTGGGGATTATAATCCGCTTTAATCGTAACACCTCCTAAATCTTCAGCTATGGAAGAAAAGTCATCAGACACTTTCACAGTAAAGTAATTAGAGCCAATAATCGTTCCTTTTAAATTCAACTGAAGAGATACAGCATAAGTTTTTCCAGCTTCCGCTTCACCAAGAGCCTTAATAGGTACTTTTATGAAATCGCCTTCCAATGTCACATCTCCGCTCACTTTAAACTGTTCACCATCAGCTGCACGAGTAAGCACATGAGATTCAGCAATTGTAAATTCGGCACCATCCAAGCTTTTGAGAGCCGGTCTTGCCAAGAAATTCACTGTGGTAGCAGTATTACCGATCTCTACAATACCATCTATTGTCTCCGGACTATAAATCAAAGAATTCACTAAAGAACCTAATGGAAGGATATATTCTTCACCTTCTATTGTAATGATAGCCTCCGTATCAGTAACTACTATAGAGATATTTCCTCCACCCGGCTTAATTACAATCTTTTGCCCATCACTCAACGTTAATGTATACGTGCCATTACTTTCATCTACCTTCGTAATGCTCGCACCAGTCATCAAGGCTTTACTTAATTGAGTTTTGATGTCATCAATTGCTACCTCAATTACTGACACTCTTGACTTCAGATCATCAACATCATCATTGTCACATGAAACAAAAGTTCCTGTTGAAAGAACCACTGCTCCCAAAAGGAGCGCATTAAAAAATCGTTTGTTCATAATAATTAAATTAAAAGTTGGTAAATATATAAGTTAGGTCACTAAAAACCTTTATCTTTCTATTGTCATAAGGAAGATTATCCACAGGTGGATGCTTTACGTATACTTGTGCATTTTTCATATTTATTAATTTAGTGTTTTAAATTCTATGAAGGCAAAAGTATGGTACGAACGTTAAAATAGTCCTTAAAAAGACATTAATCGAAGTAGTTTTTTCAAAGGAAAACAAGGGTTTCAGAGCATTTTAACTCTTTCACATTAAAGAATCATATATAAATGGATTAATCGAAGAAAAATAGACCTCAGATAAAGGTTATTCTTGGATTATGTATTATAATTAAGCCTTTCATAAAAACGAAACTTGTGGCTATACAACCCATAAATCAGTTATATAACCACAAGCTTTAATTAAAGATTTCTGTATTGATCAGTTATTTGCCTACACCATTCTCATTAAAAGCACTCACAGAGAAGTAATATTCAGAATCCCTATTGAAATAACGAGCCTCATATTGATTTTCGTAAACCACCATAGAGTGAGTCAATTTCTCTTTTTGTATTCCCCAACGTAAAATATACCCTGTTACATTTTCCTGCGGATTCCATGTAAACCGGTAGATACGTTTATCATTATTATCACGTGAAGCCTGGAATCCTGTAACTTCGGCAGGCACCTTACCACCACCTTGACCAAAGACGCGCAAATCGAACAGAGAAAAACTACCTTCCATGTCTTTAGTGTTACAGATTTTTAGATATTGCACTTTCGCAGGAACATTCAAAGTATGCAGTTTATGAGGAGCATCCTGCAGATTTTTTTCTTCATCCACCAGACGAGTCCACTCTTTGCCATTTGTAGAACCTTCTATACAATATTGATAAACCACAGGATCATGGGGCGCATGTACATTAAAATTATGATCTGCGAAATTCACCTGAATGGCATTCACTTCCATTGGTTTCCCAAGATCTATTTGTAGCCATTCACCAACATTGCCAGTTTGAGCAGCCCACCAGGTTTCAACTTTTTCATCATTAGCCAATTCTGGTTCATACCCCTCAAAATGTGAAGACGAGGATACTTTTTTCTTATATGAAAGCAAGTTCCATCCCATATTAATATCTTCCTTTTCAAAATCGACCTTCCGATCAGGAATACAGAAAGGATAATCAGCAAAAGTTGTCAACGCATACATACCATACTTCTCAGAAACAACTACCGGGAATAAGCCTAAACGACGTTCAAACCAATGACGAACAGAAATAGTCATAGATGCTACATGCCAGTAATTACCATATTTATCTTTGAATGTATGTCCATGACCAGCACCACCGATGAAACCTCCGGGCTTAAAAGAGAATGGATTGTCTTCCACATATTCAAACGGGCCTAACGGATTATCACCAACATAATTACCATCACCATAAATACGGTATTGAGTACCGGGAGCTGCATATTGCAAATAATAGCGACCATTATGTTTCAGTACACATGGACCTTCATTCCAACCTTGACGTGGTTCTTCATTGTTCTTACCAGGAACTTCCCAACCATATTTATCACAATTATGTTGAATCAAAGCTTTAGGCTCTCCAATAGCTCGGAAGGCATCTTTGGGATCCACCTCTACTCCCATTATCGGATCCACATCCGAACATCCCCAATAAAAATACACCCTTTCATCATCATCTTTAAAGAATGCCGGATCATGTTGAGGAAACTCAAACTTTGTATCTACTTCTTCCCAAGTGTCCTTTTCAGGATGAGCGTTTTTATAAATACGGGTGTTTCCACTGGATGCCGTAAAATAAAGAGTATCACCATAAACAAGGATGGTCGGAGCATAATCTTCCATCGTTGGAATGGTTGTACAAGGGATATATTCCCATTTTGCCAGGTCTTCAGAACGCCAGTATCCACCGGATTTAGAGGCAAACATATAATAGTATCCTTTAAAATATTCCAGTACAGGATCAGCCGCTTCACGCCGTGACTCATCATTAGGTTGGAAACGATAGTTCAGATCAATAGGATTGGTTACAATTCTATCATTCTTAACCGGAACTTGCTCGGAAGTACAACTACTTATCAGTCCTGAAACTAAAGTTATACTCACTAATTTCGCTAATTTCTTCATGGTAGTTTTATATTTATTTTTTTCCCTTGGTATTCCACATTTACAGTATATGACTCATTATCCAACCCTAATCCGTCTTGTCCATTTACAAGAACAATATGAAATTTACGTTCTTGCAACATACCATTATAGTTACCTTGACGAGGATGGATAGTCAGTTTTCGCTCCTTATCATTCCACGTCATACGGATAGTGGAGTATTTACCTTTTTCATAGTTATAATTATCATCCTCATCTTCATACAGAGTAAATTCTCCATTAGCTCCTGGATAAATACGAAGCTGTAAATCGTCCCATGATTTCTCTGTTGCAAACTGAACAGTAGGACCAACAGGAATGATAGAACCAGCTTTCACATACAATGGAATTATATCAACAGGTGTTTCACGAGTGATTTCACATCCACCGTCTTGAACTTCGCCAGTCCAGAAATCAATCCACCGGGTTCCTGCCGGCAAATATAAAGAGCGACTTCTGGTCTCGCTGGTAACCGGAGCTACTAATATAGATTTTCCGAAAAGATATTCATCACCCAAATCCAGCACTTCCTTATCTTCAGGGAAATCTGAGAATAAAGCACGCATCAAGCTTTCACCTTCAGAAGTAATCTTCCATGAAGTTGAATAAATATAAGGCAACAGGCGATAACGGAGATTGATCATTTTCTCTTGTGCATCGAAAGCCCAATATCCACGTTCACCAAACATGAAGATTTCCCGAGGCGTGTTTGTACCATGCGAACGCATCATCCCTGTAAAAGTAGCAAATTGCATCCAGCGTACATACAATTCATGGAATGCCGGATCCTTTACACCTTCCGGAAATTTGTTGGCAGAGAAGAAACCACCAATATCCGAGTTCCAATAAGGAATACCTGTCAAAGAGAGATTTAACGCTGCAGATATCTGATTACGTAGCACACCCCAATCAGAAACCACATCACCCGACCACGCTTGTGCAGCATAACGTTGCTGACCGGCAAAGGCAGAACGAGTCAGAATGAAAACACGCTTATCAGAAGTTTCCTGTCTTTGATGATCATATACACCTCCCACGCTCACAATCGGAAAAGCATTACGAACCTTGCGGAAAGAGCCCAGATAAGTCTGAAAGTCCAAATCACCCTCTTTTATCGGACCATGTTCCGGTTCGGTTGCATCCAGCCACCAGCCATCCATTCCGATGCTGAACATATTCTTATTCATATATTTCCAGTAGATATCTCTTGCTACCGGATCATAGGTATCATATACTTTCACTCCATTATTCTGTGGAAAAGTCTCATGCACCATCAACTTATTCTGTGATTTCAATTCTGCATAAATCCCGGTTTCCGGACCAAAAGAAGGCCATACTGAAATAATGGCATGAGCATTCAAACGATGTACTTCTTCCATCATCTTTTTAGGATCAGAGAACTTCGGATTACGGAACTCAACTGCATTCCAGTCTTTATGATCCTCACCCCAGTAACGCCAATCCTGAATGATACCATCCAAGGGAATTTTTAAATCACGATACTTCCTGACCACGCCTACCAGCTCATCCTGACTAACATAGCGTTCTCTTGATTGCCAAAAGCCATAAGTCCAAAGTGGGAACATAGGAGCTTGTCCGGTTAGTTCACGCAATCCAGCCACAACTCCATCCGCTCCACCACCATAAACAAAGTAATAATCACACAAATCACCCACTGCCGAATCAAAGGTCATACCCTCTGCATTATCAGTGAAAGTTGTGGGAGAATAATTATCCCAAAATAAAGCATAACCTTTGATAGAATGAACCAAAGGAATACAGATTTCCGTATTCGCCTGTTGCAGGAAAATAGTCTGGTTACGCTGGTTCATCCGCCCCTGCTGGTGTTGTCCCAAACCATAAATGGCCTCATCACTATCCAACACGAAAGTCTGGCGAACCTGATAGGTAGAATTTCCCGCATCATTGAATGGAGTAAAACCAATAGAAGAAGGCTTCTCAGCTAACAAGACCTTACCATCTTTATCAGTAAAACGAACTTGTTTTTGGGCAATATCCATAATTGCTACTAATTCGGAAGTAGCAAGAATCACTTCACCTTTTGTCTCTTGCAATTTGTATTTTACCTTTTCTGGTTGCATAGTGACAGACAATGATTGCTTATCAGGTGTCTTTCCGACTGGATATTTCTTCACGCGGATGATAGAAGAAGAGAAACATTCCAACTCCATACAAGTCGTTCCAGTCTCTACTTTTACCCCATTTGGAGTACGCAGAACAGATTGCCCCCATGACGGGACAATCTGTACACAGATACATAAGAATGCTAATAGTTTTCTCATAGTATCAAAATTATATAGATAACACTTTATATTTGGTAGTAAATATAACTGGATCCGTATTCTCCTTATCTACACTGAAAGGTATCAGTTTCTCTTCTCCCGGAGCTAACTCATAATGAACGTTATTGCCTACTTTCTTACCTCCGACATACATTTCAATTTTTCCTGTATCCATCAAAGTTCCATTGTTTTTGACAGACACCCAAATAGTTTTCTGATTCTTTACCAAGTTTTCTTCCACTTTGAATAAAGTCAAACCGAAATCTGCAGCAAATTCATGAGTATATTCAAGCATACCGGACAAACCTCTTTTGGAATCTGCATAACCCACACTATCCTTAATACGGTCTTTGGCCACATACTGAGGACTTACACCTCCAACTAAGATTTTGAAAGCACCTTTCTCTACAACCCGGTCCATATGATCGTTCAACAGTGATAGTTCATAAGGTGTCAGTTCAAAAGAAACTGTTTTCGCTTCACCTGGTTTCAGATGAATACGGGTAAAGTCTTTCAATTCTGTAATACGTGTCTTCACACTGGCATACATATCCGTTACATACAGTTGTACCACCTCATCACCGGCCCGTTGACCTATGTTCTTCACAGTAGCCTGCACTGTAATATTACCATTTTCTTTTTCCTGTATTTTCAGACCAGAATATTCAAATGAAGTATAACTCAAACCATATCCGAAATAGTAAAGAGGATAATATTCCATATCCGAATATTCATAACGACGACCGGAAGTTTTAAAGTTATAATAGAGAGGGAGCTGACCTACGTGACGTGGAAAAGTCATCGGCAAACGACCGGCAGGATTATAATCACCAAACAGCACATCTGCTGTGGCCGGACCACCTTCTTGTCCCGGCAACCAATTCACAAGGATAGCCTTACACAACTCTGACGCCTTAGACAGATTATAAGGGCGCCCCGCCTGAAGAATCAATATAACAGGTTTTCCAGTTGCACAAACAGCTTCCAATAATTCCTGTTGTTTACCTGGCAAAATCAAGGTTGCATAATCATGGTTCTCACCGGATGTTTTATATACATCTGTCGTAGCCTCACTGGTTGAACAATCTCCCAAAACCAATAGCACCACATCTGATTGTGAAGCTACTTTTACCGCCTTTGCAATATTGTTTTCACCCAAGCTTGTAAAATCACAACCTTGCTCATAAATCACTTTTGTCTGTTTTCCTACCGCTTGTTTGATACCAGTCAACACAGATTTTAACTGACCAGGCTGAAGTTTAGGAGTGTAATCACCAGGCTGAAGATCATTTGCACCGGGACCTAACACAGCAATCGTACGCATGTCTTTAGACAGAGGTAAAATATTATCCTTATTTTCTAACAGTACAATAGATTCACGAGCAGCCTGACGTGCCATTTCTTTATGACTATCCGAATTCCACCCCGGATAAATCTTATTCCAGTCCAATGGCTTGTTTGGTGCTTTTTCAAACAGTTCATTGCGGAACATCATACGCAACATTGTGCGGCACACCTCATCAAGATTCTCCATATTGATACGTCCATCCTTTGCGGCCTGTATCACCTCCTTATCATTATAAGTATCACCACAGTTTGTAGCAATACCGGCAGCCAAAGCCTGGTTAGCAGCTTCTATTTTATTTTTAGCCGTATAATGCTTACGGGCAGTCAAGTTACCTATAGCACCACAGTCGCTAACGATAAAGCCGCTGAATCCCCATTCCTCACGCAAAATATTATGTAGTAATTCTCTACTTTTAGCTACCGGAACACCCAGGAAATCCGAATAAGCCATCATCAAAGATTGGCAATCATAGTTACGAATCACATGACGGAACGGAACCAAATGTACTTCGCGCATTTCACGTTCAGACAATCCTATATCATGAGAATCGCGTCCTCCCAACGGAGCACCATGACCACCAAAATGTTTCGGAGTAGTATACAACCCCATAGACTGGTAGCCTTTAATCCAAGCTCCACCAATTTGCGATACCAAAACCGGATCCTCTCCAAATGTTTCCTCACAACGTCCCCAACGGGCATCCTGAGCTACATCCAGTACCGGAGACCATGCCTGCATAGTACCTGCCGAAAGAGTTTCATCGCCAACTGCCATTGCCACTTCTTCCGTCAACTTCTTATTCCAAGTTGCCCCCATTGCAAGAGCCTGGGGAAAGATAGTAGCTCCACTACCATATGAGAAGCCATGTACAGCTTCCACCTTTGTAATGGGCGGTACATACAAATGAGGAATACCGGGAATGCCCCAGCCCTCACGTATCAGTTCCATTTTATCTTCCGGCGTCATCACAGACAACAGGCTTTCTACACGTTCTTCCACCGGAAGCGTAGGGTCCATATAGCGTAGCGAAGTCTTTTCTCCTTTCCGATCTTTCAATTCCTT
This window of the Bacteroides intestinalis DSM 17393 genome carries:
- a CDS encoding family 43 glycosylhydrolase, translated to MKKLAKLVSITLVSGLISSCTSEQVPVKNDRIVTNPIDLNYRFQPNDESRREAADPVLEYFKGYYYMFASKSGGYWRSEDLAKWEYIPCTTIPTMEDYAPTILVYGDTLYFTASSGNTRIYKNAHPEKDTWEEVDTKFEFPQHDPAFFKDDDERVYFYWGCSDVDPIMGVEVDPKDAFRAIGEPKALIQHNCDKYGWEVPGKNNEEPRQGWNEGPCVLKHNGRYYLQYAAPGTQYRIYGDGNYVGDNPLGPFEYVEDNPFSFKPGGFIGGAGHGHTFKDKYGNYWHVASMTISVRHWFERRLGLFPVVVSEKYGMYALTTFADYPFCIPDRKVDFEKEDINMGWNLLSYKKKVSSSSHFEGYEPELANDEKVETWWAAQTGNVGEWLQIDLGKPMEVNAIQVNFADHNFNVHAPHDPVVYQYCIEGSTNGKEWTRLVDEEKNLQDAPHKLHTLNVPAKVQYLKICNTKDMEGSFSLFDLRVFGQGGGKVPAEVTGFQASRDNNDKRIYRFTWNPQENVTGYILRWGIQKEKLTHSMVVYENQYEARYFNRDSEYYFSVSAFNENGVGK
- a CDS encoding glycoside hydrolase family 31 protein — protein: MRKLLAFLCICVQIVPSWGQSVLRTPNGVKVETGTTCMELECFSSSIIRVKKYPVGKTPDKQSLSVTMQPEKVKYKLQETKGEVILATSELVAIMDIAQKQVRFTDKDGKVLLAEKPSSIGFTPFNDAGNSTYQVRQTFVLDSDEAIYGLGQHQQGRMNQRNQTIFLQQANTEICIPLVHSIKGYALFWDNYSPTTFTDNAEGMTFDSAVGDLCDYYFVYGGGADGVVAGLRELTGQAPMFPLWTYGFWQSRERYVSQDELVGVVRKYRDLKIPLDGIIQDWRYWGEDHKDWNAVEFRNPKFSDPKKMMEEVHRLNAHAIISVWPSFGPETGIYAELKSQNKLMVHETFPQNNGVKVYDTYDPVARDIYWKYMNKNMFSIGMDGWWLDATEPEHGPIKEGDLDFQTYLGSFRKVRNAFPIVSVGGVYDHQRQETSDKRVFILTRSAFAGQQRYAAQAWSGDVVSDWGVLRNQISAALNLSLTGIPYWNSDIGGFFSANKFPEGVKDPAFHELYVRWMQFATFTGMMRSHGTNTPREIFMFGERGYWAFDAQEKMINLRYRLLPYIYSTSWKITSEGESLMRALFSDFPEDKEVLDLGDEYLFGKSILVAPVTSETRSRSLYLPAGTRWIDFWTGEVQDGGCEITRETPVDIIPLYVKAGSIIPVGPTVQFATEKSWDDLQLRIYPGANGEFTLYEDEDDNYNYEKGKYSTIRMTWNDKERKLTIHPRQGNYNGMLQERKFHIVLVNGQDGLGLDNESYTVNVEYQGKKINIKLP
- a CDS encoding glycoside hydrolase family 3 C-terminal domain-containing protein, which translates into the protein MNLKRHLFLFAGILSCSFLMAQQPSDILSVSASTNVEKASLAFDKDQKTMWEVSGQDLKADQWLMFTIQTPGDVCELGVQMQGVSKEDLKQLMNIFVTYDPMNLGVPVDYQVQGSAKEMRLKFSPKYGAHVRLAFKGGDRVKPFMVKEVSVLLADKELKDRKGEKTSLRYMDPTLPVEERVESLLSVMTPEDKMELIREGWGIPGIPHLYVPPITKVEAVHGFSYGSGATIFPQALAMGATWNKKLTEEVAMAVGDETLSAGTMQAWSPVLDVAQDARWGRCEETFGEDPVLVSQIGGAWIKGYQSMGLYTTPKHFGGHGAPLGGRDSHDIGLSEREMREVHLVPFRHVIRNYDCQSLMMAYSDFLGVPVAKSRELLHNILREEWGFSGFIVSDCGAIGNLTARKHYTAKNKIEAANQALAAGIATNCGDTYNDKEVIQAAKDGRINMENLDEVCRTMLRMMFRNELFEKAPNKPLDWNKIYPGWNSDSHKEMARQAARESIVLLENKDNILPLSKDMRTIAVLGPGANDLQPGDYTPKLQPGQLKSVLTGIKQAVGKQTKVIYEQGCDFTSLGENNIAKAVKVASQSDVVLLVLGDCSTSEATTDVYKTSGENHDYATLILPGKQQELLEAVCATGKPVILILQAGRPYNLSKASELCKAILVNWLPGQEGGPATADVLFGDYNPAGRLPMTFPRHVGQLPLYYNFKTSGRRYEYSDMEYYPLYYFGYGLSYTSFEYSGLKIQEKENGNITVQATVKNIGQRAGDEVVQLYVTDMYASVKTRITELKDFTRIHLKPGEAKTVSFELTPYELSLLNDHMDRVVEKGAFKILVGGVSPQYVAKDRIKDSVGYADSKRGLSGMLEYTHEFAADFGLTLFKVEENLVKNQKTIWVSVKNNGTLMDTGKIEMYVGGKKVGNNVHYELAPGEEKLIPFSVDKENTDPVIFTTKYKVLSI